In Streptomyces liangshanensis, the DNA window AGTTCAGCTCGCCGCCGACCAGCGCCACCAGGTCGTCCCCGGTCATCGCCAGGCGGATCTGCGCCTTGTCGGGCGGCGGGCCCGGCACGCTGTCCCGTACCTCGATCCGGCCGCCCACCAGCTCGCCCCGGAACGTGAGGTCCAGATCGGTGAGGTGGCAGCTCAGGGAACGGTCGAAACCGGCCGCCTTGCGGACGTCACCGTCCGCGCCCGCCAGATTGTCCGAGAGCTTCTCGAGTGCGCTGCGGCACTCCTCCTTCGTCGCCATCGTGACCGACGGTACCGCAGGGCTTCGGGGTAGCGTCTGGGCATGAACGACTCCGCGGCGGACACGCACGACTCCCTGGCGGCCCCCGCCGGTCCCGGCCCCGGCCTTGGGCGGGAACCCGGTCCCGGCGCCCTCCCCGGCGCCCCCGCGCCCGCCGCCCCGCCGCCCGCCTCCGAACCGGCCGCGCCCCGGCCGCTCGGGGTCGAACGGACGCCGACCGGCGACCCCGCCACCGACGAGCTGCTCACGCGGCTGGCCGACGCCGACCACCTCCCCGCCGACGGCCACCAGGAGGTGTACGAGGATGTGCACCGGGGGCTGCGCGACGCGCTGACCGCGCTCGACGCACGCCCGGCCCCACAGGGACCCCCGGCGCCCCCGGCGACCCCTCACGCGTACGACCACAGGAGCTGAACCGAACGTGGCAGGACTGGCACGCCGCCGTCTCGATGCCGAACTGGTACGCCGCAAGCTCGCCCGCTCCCGTGAGCACGCGAGCCAGCTGATCGCCGCAGGGAGGGTGAAGGTCGGCGGCGCCACCGCGACCAAACCCGCCACCCAGGTGGAGACCAGCGCCGCCGTGGTCGTCACCGAGGACGACGGCGACCCCGACTACGTGTCCCGCGGCGGGCACAAACTCGCGGGCGCGTTCGCCGCGTTCACCCCCCTCGGCCTGACCGTCGAAGGCCGCAGGGCCCTGGACGCGGGCGCCTCCACGGGCGGCTTCACGGACGTCCTGCTGCGCGCCGGGGCCGCCCACGTGGTCGCGGTCGACGTCGGGTACGGCCAACTCGCCTGGTCGCTCAGGGGCGACGCGCGGGTCACCGTCAAGGACCGCACGAACGTCCGGGAGTTGACGCTCGACGACCTCGGGGGCGAACCCGCCGACCTGATCGTGGGCGACCTCTCGTTCATCCCGCTCGGCCTGGTGCTGCCCGCCATGGTGCGCTGCGCGGCCCCGGACGCCGACCTCGTCCTGATGGTCAAACCGCAGTTCGAGATCGGCAAGGAACGGCTCGGCAACGGCGGCGTCGTCCGCAGCCCCGAGCTGCGCGCGGAGACCGTACGGGCGGTGGCGGGGCGGGCCGCGGCGCTCGGCCTCGGCGTGCGGGGCGTCACCGCCAGTCCGCTGCCCGGGCCCTCGGGGAACGTCGAGTACTTTCTGTGGCTCCACGCCGGAGCGCCCGAACTCGATCCGGCGGACGTCGATCGTGCAGTGGCGGAGGGACCCCGTTGACCACGAACACCACGCTGACCGCGAACACCCCGTTGACCACGAACACCACCTCTCCTACGGACGACACCACCTCGCCTCAGGACAGCACCACCTCGGCCGCGGGGACCACCGACCGGGCCCGTACCGTCTTCCTCCTCGCCCACACCGGCAGACCCGCGGCCATCCGCAGCGCCGAACTGGTCGTGACCGGGCTGCTGCGCAACGGCATCGGGGTACGGGTGCTGGCCGGCGAGGCGGTCGACCTGCCGCTCCCGCCCTCCGTCGAGACCGTCCCCGAGGCCACCCCCGGTGTCCTCGAAGGCTGTGAGCTGCTGGTCGTGCTCGGCGGCGACGGCACCCTGCTGCGCGGCGCCGCGTTCGCCCGCGCCTCCGGTGTGCCGATGCTCGGCGTCAACCTCGGCCGGGTCGGGTTCCTGGCCGAGGCGGAGCGCGACGACCTGGACAAGGTCGTCGCCCGGGTCGTCAGCCGCGACTACGAGGTCGAGGAGCGCATGACCATCGACGTCGTCGTGCACAGCAACGGCGACGTCGTCCACCGGGACTGGGCCCTGAACGAGGCCGCCGTCCAGAAGGTGTCGCCCGAAAGGATGCTGGAGGTGGTCCTGGAGATCGACGGCCGCCCCGTCACCGGCTTCGGCTGCGACGGCATCATCTGCGCGACCCCCACCGGCTCGACGGCCTACGCCTTCTCGGCCGGCGGGCCCGTGGTGTGGCCCGAGGTCGAGGCGCTGCTGATGGTGCCGATCAGCGCCCACGCGCTGTTCGCGAAGCCCCTGGTCACCTCGCCGACCACGGTCCTGGCGGTGGAGGTGCAGCCCAACACCCCCAACGGGGTCCTGTGGTGCGACGGGCGCAGGACCGTCGAGCTGCCGCCGGGCGCCCGCGTCGAGGTGCGGCGCGGGGCCGTGCCGGTACGGCTGGCGCGGCTCCACCACGCTTCCTTCACCGATCGGCTGGTGGCCAAGTTCGCGCTGCCGGTCTCCGGCTGGCGCGGGGCGCCGCACTGACCCGTACCACCGGCCGTGCGCAGGTCAGGGCGGGTGCCCGGGGTACGGAGGCGCCCGCCAGGACCGTCGTACGGAGGCGCGGACACCGCACGTCCGTACGAATGAGGGGTGGGGTCCGTCGCACGGCGGTCCCCGGACCTCGTATGGTCATGACCGTGTTGGAGGAGATGCGGATACGGTCGCTCGGGGTCATCGACGACGCGGTCGTCGAGCTGTCGCCCGGCTTCACGGCGGTGACCGGTGAGACCGGCGCGGGCAAGACCATGGTCGTCACCAGCCTCGGGCTGCTGCTCGGCGGACGGGCCGACGCCGCCCTGGTGCGGATCGGCGCGAAGGCGGCGGTCGTCGAGGGGCGGATCACCCTGTCCCCCGGCGATCCGGCGGCGGTACGGGCCGAGGAGGCCGGTGCCGAGCTGGACGACGGGGCCCTGCTCATCAGCAGGACCGTCTCGGCCGAGGGCCGCTCGCGCGCCCACATCGGCGGGCGTTCCGTGCCGGTGGGGGTGCTGGCCGAACTGGCGGACGACCTCGTCGCCGTACACGGCCAGACCGACCAACAGGGACTTCTGCGGCCCGCGCGGCAGCGGCAGGCCCTCGACCGGTACGCGGGCGGGACGGTCACGGAACCGCACGCCACGTACGCGGCGGCCTACCGCAGGCTGCGGGCCGTCGCCACCGAGGTGGACGAACTGACCACGCGCGCCAGGGAACGGGCGCAGGAGGCGGACCTGCTGCGCTTCGGCCTGGCGGAGATCGCCGCCGTCGAACCGCTCCCGGGCGAGGACGCCGAACTCGCCGCGGAGGCCGAGCGGCTGGGCCATGCGGAGGCGCTGTCCTCGGCCGCGTCCGTGGCGCACGCGGCGCTCGCCGGTAACCCCGAGGACCCGGAGGCCGTCGACGCGACCACCCTCGTCGGGGGCGCGGGGCGGGCCCTGGACGCCGTACGGGCGCACGATCCGGCCCTCGCCGGGCTCGCCGAGCGGATGGGGGAGATCTCCATCCTGCTGGCGGACGTGGCCGGGGAGCTGGCCGGATACGCCGACAACCTGGACGCCGATCCGCTGCGGCTGGCCGCGGTGGAGGAGCGCCGGGCGTCCCTCACATCCCTGACCCGGAAGTACGGCACCGACATCGACGGGGTCCTGGCCTGGGCCGAGGAGAGCACCACGCGCCTGGCCGAGCTGGAGGGCGACGACGAGCGGATCGGCGAGCTGACGGCCGAGCGGGACGCGCTGCGCGAGGAACTGTCCGGCCTCGCCCAGGCGTTGACCGACGCCAGGTCGGCGGCCGCCGCGCTCTTCGCGGAGGCGGTCACGGCGGAGCTGGCCTCGCTGGCCATGCCGCATGCCCGGGTGTCGTTCGACATCCGGCAGACCGAGACGGCCGACGAGACGTCCGGCATCGAGGTCGGCGGCCGGTCGGTCGTGTACGGCCCGCACGGCGTCGACGAGGTCGAACTGCTCCTGGCCCCGCACCCGGGCGCCCAGCCCCGGCCGATCGCCAAGGGTGCCTCGGGCGGTGAGCTGTCCCGCGTGATGCTCGCCGTGGAGGTCGTCTTCGCCGGGTCCGACCCGGTGCCGACGTACCTCTTCGACGAGGTCGACGCGGGCGTCGGCGGCAAGGCGGCGGTCGAGGTGGGCCGCCGGCTGGCCAAACTCGCCCAGTCGGCACAGGTGGTGGTGGTCACTCACCTTCCGCAGGTCGCGGCGTTCGCCGACCGCCAGCTGCTGGTCGAGAAGACCAACGACGGCTCGGTGACGCGCTCCGGCGTGACGGTCCTGGAAGGCGAGGACCGGGTACGGGAGTTGTCGCGGATGCTCGCGGGGCAGGAGGACTCGGAGACCGCCCGCGCCCACGCCGAGGAACTCCTCGCCACCGCCCGCGCCGACGGCCCGCGGGCGGGCTGACCCCCTCTCCGCCCGTCACCCGGTTGGGTGAATCTGGAGGGGGAGTTGCGGCGGCGGACACACGAACGACGCGTCCGCGGTGCCGGAACGTGCGTACGGACTGGCATCCTTGAGGTACCCCCCGATCCCGACCCAGGAGCCCCGGCCACGTGACACCACTGCGTACGGTCCAGGTGCTCGGCGGCGGCAGCGCGGGCAGCAGCGCGCACGTCCGCTCCCTGGCGGCCGGACTGGTCGCCAGGGGAGTGCGCGTGACCGTGTGCGCCCCCGCCGACCTGGAACGCTCGTACGACTTCGGCGGCGCCGGCGCGCACCACGTGCCCGTACCGAGGCGCGGGGACCCCGCCGCGGTCGCCGCGCTGCGGGCCGCGTGCGCGGGGGCCGACGTGGTGCACGCGCACGGACTGCACGCCGCCGCGCGGACCGCCCTGGCCCTCGGCGGGCAGCGGGTGCCGCTCGTCGTCACCTGGCACACCCGCTCGCAGGGCGAGGGCGCCCGCGGGCCGCTGCTGCGGCTGCTGGAACGACGCGTCGTCAGGACGGCGGCGGTCGTGCTCGGCACCTCCTCGGAACTGGTCGACCAGGCCCGCGCGCGCGGGGCGCGGGACGCCCGGCTCGCCCCGCTGGCGGTGCCCGCGGCCCGGCCCCCCGACGACGGCCCCGAGAACAAGGCGCGCGCCGAACTGGGCGCGGTCGACCGGCCGTTGCTGATGGCCGTCGGCGCGCTCGTGCCGCACCAGGGGTACGACACCCTCCTGGACGCGGCCGCCGCGTGGAGCCGCCTCGACCCCGTACCGCTGCTGGTCGTCGCGGGTGAGGGCCGGGAGCGGGCGCGGCTCCAGCGCCGTATCGAGAGCGCCGAGTTGGCCGTCCAGCTCGTCGGGCGCCGCGACGACATCGGCGAACTGCTGTCCGCCGCCGACGTGGTGCTGCTCCCCAGCCGCTGGGAGGCCCGCTCCGTCCTCGCCCAGGAGACCCTGCGCCTGGGCGTGCCCCTGGTGGCCACGGCGGTGGGCGGCAACCCCGATCTGCTGGGGGACGCCGCCGAGTTCGTCCCGTACGGCGACTCCGTGGCGCTCGCCGCGACGGTCGTACGGCTCCTCGGTGACGCGGACCGCAGGAAGGAACTCGCCGCGGCGGGCCGCGCGCAGGCGGCCACGTGGCCGACGGAGGACGACACGATCGCGCAGATGCTCAGCGTCTACGACGAGTTGACGCAGCCGCGACGGGTGGGCTGAGCGGGCGGTCAGGGTCCGTTCAGGGCGCG includes these proteins:
- the recN gene encoding DNA repair protein RecN; translation: MVMTVLEEMRIRSLGVIDDAVVELSPGFTAVTGETGAGKTMVVTSLGLLLGGRADAALVRIGAKAAVVEGRITLSPGDPAAVRAEEAGAELDDGALLISRTVSAEGRSRAHIGGRSVPVGVLAELADDLVAVHGQTDQQGLLRPARQRQALDRYAGGTVTEPHATYAAAYRRLRAVATEVDELTTRARERAQEADLLRFGLAEIAAVEPLPGEDAELAAEAERLGHAEALSSAASVAHAALAGNPEDPEAVDATTLVGGAGRALDAVRAHDPALAGLAERMGEISILLADVAGELAGYADNLDADPLRLAAVEERRASLTSLTRKYGTDIDGVLAWAEESTTRLAELEGDDERIGELTAERDALREELSGLAQALTDARSAAAALFAEAVTAELASLAMPHARVSFDIRQTETADETSGIEVGGRSVVYGPHGVDEVELLLAPHPGAQPRPIAKGASGGELSRVMLAVEVVFAGSDPVPTYLFDEVDAGVGGKAAVEVGRRLAKLAQSAQVVVVTHLPQVAAFADRQLLVEKTNDGSVTRSGVTVLEGEDRVRELSRMLAGQEDSETARAHAEELLATARADGPRAG
- a CDS encoding NAD kinase; translation: MTTNTTSPTDDTTSPQDSTTSAAGTTDRARTVFLLAHTGRPAAIRSAELVVTGLLRNGIGVRVLAGEAVDLPLPPSVETVPEATPGVLEGCELLVVLGGDGTLLRGAAFARASGVPMLGVNLGRVGFLAEAERDDLDKVVARVVSRDYEVEERMTIDVVVHSNGDVVHRDWALNEAAVQKVSPERMLEVVLEIDGRPVTGFGCDGIICATPTGSTAYAFSAGGPVVWPEVEALLMVPISAHALFAKPLVTSPTTVLAVEVQPNTPNGVLWCDGRRTVELPPGARVEVRRGAVPVRLARLHHASFTDRLVAKFALPVSGWRGAPH
- a CDS encoding SCP2 sterol-binding domain-containing protein, encoding MATKEECRSALEKLSDNLAGADGDVRKAAGFDRSLSCHLTDLDLTFRGELVGGRIEVRDSVPGPPPDKAQIRLAMTGDDLVALVGGELNFARAWTSGRVRLEAGFRDLLRLRSLL
- a CDS encoding TlyA family RNA methyltransferase, producing the protein MAGLARRRLDAELVRRKLARSREHASQLIAAGRVKVGGATATKPATQVETSAAVVVTEDDGDPDYVSRGGHKLAGAFAAFTPLGLTVEGRRALDAGASTGGFTDVLLRAGAAHVVAVDVGYGQLAWSLRGDARVTVKDRTNVRELTLDDLGGEPADLIVGDLSFIPLGLVLPAMVRCAAPDADLVLMVKPQFEIGKERLGNGGVVRSPELRAETVRAVAGRAAALGLGVRGVTASPLPGPSGNVEYFLWLHAGAPELDPADVDRAVAEGPR
- a CDS encoding glycosyltransferase family 4 protein — encoded protein: MTPLRTVQVLGGGSAGSSAHVRSLAAGLVARGVRVTVCAPADLERSYDFGGAGAHHVPVPRRGDPAAVAALRAACAGADVVHAHGLHAAARTALALGGQRVPLVVTWHTRSQGEGARGPLLRLLERRVVRTAAVVLGTSSELVDQARARGARDARLAPLAVPAARPPDDGPENKARAELGAVDRPLLMAVGALVPHQGYDTLLDAAAAWSRLDPVPLLVVAGEGRERARLQRRIESAELAVQLVGRRDDIGELLSAADVVLLPSRWEARSVLAQETLRLGVPLVATAVGGNPDLLGDAAEFVPYGDSVALAATVVRLLGDADRRKELAAAGRAQAATWPTEDDTIAQMLSVYDELTQPRRVG